DNA sequence from the Vicinamibacterales bacterium genome:
TGCAGCACCGCGGCCAGCTTGACCTTGTCCTTCATCAGCGCATCGAGGTCGGCCTTGGGGATTTTCGCAAAGGCCTCGTCGGTGGGGGCGAGCACGGTGAGTGGGCCGGGGCGCTTGAGTACGTCCACCAGGTTGGCGGCCTGGACGGCGGCCACCAGCGTCTTGAACGAGCCTGCGGCGACCGCGACGTCGACGATGTCTTTCGTGCCTTGCGCGTGGGCGGGAACCAGTGCCAGCAGACCGACCAGGGCCGCGGTTCCGAGGAGAACGCTCGTTAGTGTTTGTGGCTGCCTCATGGCTCGCCTCCTTCAGTGGGGCAGCGTAGGCAATCGGCGGCGCCGGCGATATGACCGGTGTCATACGCCGGGTGTCGGCGGCCCGATATCTTCGATCCGGAGATAAGGCCGCATGGCCCGAGCCTACGAGAAGCGCCCGATCGAACACACGCCACTGGTCCGCCGCGGGGTGCAGACGGCATTCCTGCTCCTGAACCTCGGGCTGGGTGTCCAGTTCTACATTTGGGTGCGCTACTTCGAAACCGGCGGCCAGTCGATGTACGTCTCGCGCCCGCCAGGCGTCGAGGGCTGGCTCCCGGTCGCCGCGCTGATGAACCTGAAGTACCTGGTCCTCACCGCCAGCGTTCCCGAGGTTCACCCCGCCGGCTTGTTCCTGCTGATCGCCTTCCTGGCAATGTCGATCGTGTTCCGCAAGGCGTTCTGCAGCTGGTTGTGTCCCATCGGCACGATCTCCGAGTGGTTATGGCAGGGCG
Encoded proteins:
- a CDS encoding fasciclin domain-containing protein, whose translation is MRQPQTLTSVLLGTAALVGLLALVPAHAQGTKDIVDVAVAAGSFKTLVAAVQAANLVDVLKRPGPLTVLAPTDEAFAKIPKADLDALMKDKVKLAAVLQYHVLTGNVAAADLKMMKDFGTVQGQRVRISSAGSVLKINNATIIKADVPASNGVIHVIDTVLMPK